In Bacillus spongiae, the DNA window CTCGATTCGCGAATAAAGTAACCATTGTTCACCGTCGTGATGAATTACGTGCTCAAAAAATTCTTCAAGATCGCGCGTTCCAAAATGAAAAAATTGATTTTATTTGGAGTCATACAGTGAAAGAAATAAATGAGAAAGATGGAAAAGTAGGGAGTGTAACCCTTGTTTCTACAAAGGACAATACGGAGAAAGAATTCCCTACAAACGGTGTATTCATTTATATCGGCATGGTCCCATTAACAAAACCATTTGTAAACCTAAAGATTACGAATGAAGCAGGGTATATTGAAACAAACGAGTTAATGGAAACGAAGGTACCAGGTGTTTTTGCTGCAGGAGATGTTCGTGAAAAAACACTTCGCCAAATTGTGACAGCAACGGGCGATGGAAGTATTGCAGCGCAAGCAGTACAGCATTATGTTGAAGAGTTGAAGGAAAAGTTAAAGGTATAATAAAGCTGAATGTCAAAAAAGTTAATGTAGCTTTAATAAAGCGTAACTCTGTTTTAAACAGGTTGTAACAGTAGTGAAATGTAAGTAAGGTAATATAGAAATTAAGAAATTGACCCCCTTTAAGTTAATAAATCCCGTAGAAGGCACAGGAGTTTCCTGTGTCTATTTTTTATAAATATAGTTTGTTTAAATGGTGATAAGACGTGCGCGAACGGGCTTAATACATTGTGAGGGGGTTGCAAAAATAGTATAATAAAAAGAATGATAATGGCTGAATAAGCTTTGAGGTGATATTTTGCAACGAGTTACGAATTGTTTATATCTTAAAGACGGTCAGGTCCTACTGTTAAAAAAGCCACGAAGAGGCTGGTGGGTTGCACCTGGTGGCAAGATGGAGCCAGGAGAATCTGTTAAAGATGCTGTAATTCGTGAATTTCGTGAAGAGACGGGTATTTACCTTCGCTCTCCCCAAATGAAAGGGATTTTTACATTTATAATTAAAGAAGAAGGCCGGATTACATCCGAGTGGATGATGTTCACATTTTTTGCCGAAGAAGCAGATGGTGTTAACTTAAAGGAATCAGAAGAAGGAAAAATTAGTTGGCATCCCCTCGAAAATATAAAGGAATTACCGATGGCAGAAGGGGACTATCACATATTAGATTATATGGTGCATGGACAAGGCATCATTTATGGAACGTTTACGTATACACCTGATTTTGAATTATTATCCTATCGGTTAGATCCGAGCTAAGAAAGGTAGGGGTGTCATGAGTACAGGATCAGTTAGTGATGTGCAATTAGTGATTATTACAGGAATGTCAGGAGCTGGAAAGACAGTAGCCATTCAGAGCTTTGAGGACTTAGGGTTCTTTTGTGTTGATAATCTTCCTCCAACCCTATTACCTAAGTTTCTGGAGTTAATGAAGGAATCCGGAGGAAAAATGGATAAAGTGGCACTTGTCATGGATTTGCGTGGAAGAGAATTCTTTGAACATTTATTCATCGCTTTAGATGATTTGGCAGAAACATCTTGGATTGCCCCTCAAATACTTTATTTAGACGCAGATAATGCTACGCTTGTGAGACGGTATAAAGAAACGAGACGTACTCATCCACTCGCTCCTTCAGGATTACCTTTAGAAGGAATAAAGCAAGAACGTGATCTGTTAGAAGAGCTTAAAGGGCGTGCCCAAATTATCTACAATACAGGTGAGATGAAGCCTAAAGAGCTAAGAGGTAAAATTATAACAGAGTTCTCTGCTGAG includes these proteins:
- a CDS encoding 8-oxo-dGTP diphosphatase; this translates as MQRVTNCLYLKDGQVLLLKKPRRGWWVAPGGKMEPGESVKDAVIREFREETGIYLRSPQMKGIFTFIIKEEGRITSEWMMFTFFAEEADGVNLKESEEGKISWHPLENIKELPMAEGDYHILDYMVHGQGIIYGTFTYTPDFELLSYRLDPS
- the rapZ gene encoding RNase adapter RapZ, translated to MSTGSVSDVQLVIITGMSGAGKTVAIQSFEDLGFFCVDNLPPTLLPKFLELMKESGGKMDKVALVMDLRGREFFEHLFIALDDLAETSWIAPQILYLDADNATLVRRYKETRRTHPLAPSGLPLEGIKQERDLLEELKGRAQIIYNTGEMKPKELRGKIITEFSAEHQSTFTINIMSFGFKHGIPIDADLVFDVRFLPNPFYIETMRPKTGLDEEVSSYVLKWNETNKFIEKTTDLLSFMLPHYKREGKSQLVVAIGCTGGQHRSVALAEYFSNYFVKDYPTKVFHRDVKKRKEKNA